From Micromonospora nigra, one genomic window encodes:
- a CDS encoding DUF3140 domain-containing protein has product MKADDEQGIYREFTEAVNMKPGELSTWLETDESKQVGWHKGGRSGGGESVGHESGRRIIELLRRKRGELSAADYSHMRKVVGYVHRHLAQRPSGDVRDTKWRWSLMNWGHDPLKS; this is encoded by the coding sequence ATGAAGGCTGACGACGAGCAGGGAATCTACCGGGAGTTCACCGAGGCGGTGAACATGAAGCCCGGCGAGCTGTCGACGTGGCTGGAGACCGACGAGTCCAAGCAGGTCGGGTGGCACAAGGGCGGCCGGTCCGGCGGCGGCGAGTCGGTCGGCCACGAGTCCGGCCGCCGGATCATCGAGCTGCTCCGGCGCAAGCGCGGCGAGCTCTCCGCCGCCGACTATTCCCACATGCGCAAGGTGGTCGGCTACGTGCACCGGCACCTGGCGCAGCGCCCGTCCGGCGACGTCCGCGACACGAAGTGGCGCTGGTCGCTGATGAACTGGGGCCACGACCCGCTCAAGAGCTGA
- the uvrB gene encoding excinuclease ABC subunit UvrB: protein MALDIPRLDGRFQVVSDFQPAGDQPAAIDDLERRVRRGDRNTVLLGATGTGKSATTAWLVERLQRPTLVLAPNKTLCAQLAKEFGELLPHNAVEYFVSYYDYYQPEAYIPQTDTYIEKDSSINEEVERLRHSATMSLLTRRDVVVVATVSAIYGLGTPEEYLDRAVRVTVGQELDRDQLLRRLVDIQYTRNDMAFQRGTFRVRGDTLEIIPAYEELAVRIELFGDEVEKLYYLNPLTGDVVREVDHLLIFPATHYAAGPERMERAIGDIETELAERLAELERQGKLLEAQRLRMRTTYDIEMMRQVGFCSGIENYSMHIDGRLPGSPPHCLLDYFPDDFLTVVDESHVTIPQIGGMYEGDASRKRMLIDHGFRLPSAADNRPLRFDEFLERVGQMVFLSATPGPWEMEQAQGEYVEQVIRPTGLIDPEVVVKPTKGQIDDLMHEIRLRTERDERVLVTTLTKKMAEDLSDYLLENGIRVRYLHSEVDTLRRVELLRELRKGDYDVLVGINLLREGLDLPEVSLVAILDADKEGFLRSGRSLIQTIGRAARNVSGQVHMYADKITPSMADAIEETNRRRAKQIAHNEANGISPEPLRKKIHDILDDIYREAEDTDNRVGGAARQLSRGKAPVKETRSRSRSAGAPAREGMARAELAQLIQELSDQMLAAARELQFELAARIRDEVADLKKELRGMDAAGVK from the coding sequence ATGGCGCTCGACATTCCCCGTCTCGACGGCCGCTTCCAGGTGGTCAGCGACTTCCAGCCCGCCGGCGACCAGCCGGCAGCGATCGACGACCTGGAGCGCCGGGTGCGCCGCGGCGACCGCAACACGGTGCTGCTCGGCGCGACCGGAACCGGCAAGAGCGCCACCACGGCATGGCTGGTCGAGCGGTTGCAGCGCCCCACGCTGGTGCTGGCTCCCAACAAGACGCTCTGTGCCCAGTTGGCCAAGGAGTTCGGCGAGCTGCTGCCGCACAACGCGGTGGAGTATTTCGTCTCCTACTACGACTACTACCAGCCCGAGGCCTACATCCCGCAGACCGACACCTACATCGAGAAGGATTCCTCGATCAACGAGGAGGTCGAGCGGCTGCGCCACTCGGCGACGATGTCGCTGCTGACCCGCCGCGACGTGGTGGTGGTCGCCACGGTCAGCGCGATCTACGGCCTGGGCACCCCGGAGGAGTACCTCGACCGGGCGGTGCGGGTGACGGTCGGCCAGGAACTCGACCGGGACCAGCTGCTGCGCCGGCTGGTCGACATCCAGTACACCCGCAACGACATGGCGTTCCAGCGGGGCACCTTCCGGGTCCGTGGCGACACCCTGGAGATCATCCCGGCGTACGAGGAACTTGCCGTGCGCATCGAACTGTTCGGTGACGAGGTGGAGAAGCTCTACTATCTCAACCCGCTCACCGGCGACGTGGTCCGCGAGGTCGACCACCTGCTGATCTTCCCGGCCACCCACTACGCCGCCGGTCCCGAGCGGATGGAGCGGGCGATCGGCGACATCGAGACGGAGCTGGCCGAGCGGCTGGCCGAGCTGGAGCGGCAGGGCAAGCTGCTGGAGGCGCAGCGGCTGCGGATGAGAACCACCTACGACATCGAGATGATGCGGCAGGTCGGCTTCTGCTCGGGCATCGAGAACTACTCCATGCACATCGACGGCCGGCTGCCCGGCAGCCCGCCGCACTGCCTGCTCGACTACTTCCCGGACGACTTCCTCACCGTCGTCGACGAGTCCCACGTGACGATTCCCCAGATCGGTGGCATGTACGAGGGCGACGCCTCCCGCAAGCGGATGCTGATCGACCACGGCTTCCGGCTGCCCAGCGCGGCCGACAACCGGCCGCTGCGCTTCGACGAGTTCCTGGAGCGGGTCGGCCAGATGGTCTTCCTCTCCGCCACCCCGGGCCCCTGGGAGATGGAGCAGGCCCAGGGCGAGTACGTGGAGCAGGTGATCCGCCCGACGGGCCTGATCGATCCCGAGGTGGTGGTCAAGCCCACCAAGGGGCAGATCGACGACCTGATGCACGAGATCCGGCTGCGCACGGAGCGCGACGAGCGGGTGCTGGTCACCACCCTGACCAAGAAGATGGCCGAGGATCTGTCCGACTACCTGCTGGAGAACGGCATCCGGGTGCGCTACCTGCACTCCGAGGTGGACACGCTACGCCGCGTCGAGCTGCTGCGCGAGCTGCGCAAGGGCGACTACGACGTGCTGGTCGGCATCAACCTGCTGCGGGAGGGCCTCGACCTGCCCGAGGTGTCCCTGGTGGCGATCCTCGACGCCGACAAGGAGGGCTTCCTGCGCAGCGGGCGCTCGTTGATCCAGACGATCGGCCGTGCGGCGCGTAACGTCTCCGGCCAGGTGCACATGTACGCCGACAAGATCACCCCGTCGATGGCGGACGCCATCGAGGAGACCAACCGGCGGCGGGCCAAGCAGATCGCCCACAACGAGGCGAACGGCATCAGCCCCGAGCCGCTGCGCAAGAAGATCCACGACATTCTCGACGACATCTACCGCGAGGCGGAGGACACCGACAACCGCGTGGGCGGGGCGGCCCGCCAGTTGTCGAGGGGCAAGGCCCCGGTCAAGGAGACCCGCAGCCGCAGCCGTTCCGCCGGGGCTCCGGCCCGCGAGGGGATGGCCCGTGCCGAGCTGGCGCAGCTCATCCAGGAGCTCAGCGACCAGATGCTGGCCGCCGCCCGCGAGCTGCAGTTCGAGCTGGCCGCCCGGATCCGCGACGAGGTGGCCGACCTGAAGAAGGAACTGCGCGGCATGGACGCCGCCGGGGTGAAGTGA
- the coaE gene encoding dephospho-CoA kinase gives MLRVGLTGGIGSGKSSVASRLVQRGAVLIDSDRLAREVVAPGTDGLAEIVAAFSDRVLDADGALDRAALGALVFDDEAARRQLEAITHPRVRARAAELAAGAAPDAIVVNDVPLLVEVGLAPTYHLVVVVQTEVATRLERLTRSRGMSRAEAERRIAAQADDERRRAAADVVLTNDAELADLHGSVDALWHDRLVPYEVNLRQRRAVRPARVALAEADPTWPQQYARLAARIRHAVTPADLRLDHIGSTAVPGLAAKDVIDIQLGVPSLADADGPLAERLADAGFPRLPGEWWDSPRPAGSGRWEKRLHGSADPARPVNLHIRETGSPGWRYALMMRDHLRADPDQRAAYLVFKRELAAAAPDVATYTTAKDPWFDEEHHRAEEWAARTGWRP, from the coding sequence GTGCTGAGGGTGGGATTGACCGGAGGAATCGGATCCGGCAAGAGTTCCGTGGCCAGCCGGTTGGTGCAGCGGGGCGCGGTGCTCATCGACTCCGACCGCCTCGCCCGCGAGGTCGTCGCGCCCGGCACCGACGGGCTGGCCGAGATCGTCGCCGCGTTCTCCGACCGGGTGCTCGACGCCGACGGCGCCCTCGACCGGGCCGCCCTCGGCGCGCTGGTCTTCGACGACGAGGCCGCGCGCCGCCAGCTGGAGGCGATCACCCATCCCCGCGTCCGGGCCCGCGCCGCCGAACTGGCCGCCGGGGCGGCCCCCGATGCGATCGTCGTCAACGACGTCCCGCTGCTGGTCGAGGTGGGGCTCGCCCCGACGTACCACCTCGTGGTCGTGGTGCAGACGGAGGTGGCGACCCGGCTGGAACGGCTGACGCGGAGCCGGGGGATGAGCCGTGCGGAGGCCGAGCGGCGCATCGCCGCGCAGGCCGACGACGAGCGCCGGCGGGCCGCCGCGGACGTGGTGCTGACCAACGACGCCGAACTGGCGGACCTGCACGGGTCGGTCGACGCGCTGTGGCACGACCGGCTGGTGCCCTACGAGGTCAACCTGCGGCAGCGGCGGGCCGTCCGGCCGGCGCGGGTCGCGTTGGCCGAGGCCGACCCGACGTGGCCGCAGCAGTACGCCCGGCTGGCGGCCCGGATCCGCCACGCGGTCACCCCGGCGGACCTGCGGCTCGACCACATCGGATCCACCGCCGTACCGGGCCTCGCGGCCAAGGACGTCATCGACATCCAGCTCGGCGTGCCGTCGCTGGCGGACGCCGACGGGCCGCTGGCCGAGCGCCTGGCCGACGCGGGCTTCCCCCGGCTGCCCGGCGAGTGGTGGGACAGCCCCCGACCGGCCGGCAGCGGCCGGTGGGAGAAGCGGCTGCACGGCAGCGCGGACCCGGCCCGCCCGGTCAACCTGCACATCCGCGAGACGGGCTCACCTGGCTGGCGGTACGCCCTGATGATGCGTGACCACCTGCGGGCCGACCCGGACCAGCGGGCCGCGTACCTGGTGTTCAAACGGGAACTGGCCGCCGCGGCACCGGACGTCGCGACGTACACGACCGCCAAGGACCCGTGGTTCGACGAGGAGCACCACCGGGCCGAGGAGTGGGCCGCGCGGACCGGTTGGCGGCCCTGA
- a CDS encoding class I SAM-dependent methyltransferase translates to MDAEERVTRRGVDDAEARRANRRWWDADADAYQAEHGDFLGDLDFVWCPEGVREADARLLGELTGRRVLELGCGAASCARWLATQGARPVAVDLSAGMLRHAALAADRTGVRVPLAQADALALPFADAAFDTACTAFGAVPFVADSAALMREVHRVLRPGGRWVFSVTHPMRWIFLDDPGVGGLTAVHSYFDRSPYVEQDEHGEATYVEQHRTLGDRIGELVAAGFRLTNLVEPEWPAGHEGIWGQWSPLRGRLFPGTAIFVAEKT, encoded by the coding sequence GTGGACGCAGAGGAGCGGGTGACCCGGCGCGGGGTCGACGACGCCGAGGCGCGCCGGGCCAACCGCCGCTGGTGGGACGCCGACGCGGATGCCTACCAGGCGGAACACGGCGACTTCCTGGGCGACCTCGACTTCGTCTGGTGCCCCGAGGGCGTCCGCGAGGCCGACGCGCGCCTGCTCGGAGAGCTGACCGGGCGGCGGGTGCTGGAACTGGGCTGCGGCGCCGCGTCCTGTGCCCGCTGGCTGGCGACCCAGGGGGCCAGACCGGTCGCCGTCGACCTGTCCGCCGGCATGTTGCGCCACGCCGCCCTCGCCGCCGACCGCACCGGGGTACGCGTGCCGCTGGCGCAGGCCGACGCCCTCGCGCTGCCGTTCGCCGACGCGGCCTTCGACACGGCCTGCACGGCGTTCGGCGCGGTCCCGTTCGTCGCCGACTCGGCGGCGCTGATGCGCGAGGTGCACCGCGTGCTGCGCCCCGGCGGGCGGTGGGTGTTCTCGGTGACCCACCCGATGCGCTGGATCTTCCTCGACGACCCCGGTGTGGGCGGGCTGACCGCCGTGCACTCCTACTTCGACCGCTCCCCCTACGTCGAGCAGGACGAGCACGGCGAGGCCACGTACGTCGAGCAGCACCGCACCCTGGGCGACCGGATCGGCGAACTCGTCGCTGCCGGCTTCCGCCTCACGAACCTGGTGGAACCGGAGTGGCCGGCGGGGCACGAGGGGATCTGGGGGCAGTGGAGCCCGCTGCGCGGGCGGCTGTTCCCCGGCACCGCCATCTTCGTGGCCGAGAAGACGTGA
- a CDS encoding helix-turn-helix domain-containing protein, whose product MPLPTSPVIRRARLGAELRQLRRRDALTLEQVCGQLGWASTSKLSRIELGQSRPDLADVLDLLDVYQVQPEQRDALIVIARDAATSRGWWRTLGEMSERQRTYAELEAGAAGITEYQPAVVPGLLQTPAYARLRIAAGGLLDPGIDVEADLRARAARQAVLRRADPPRYTALLAEAVCEPGADPHEVWHEQMRHLVTLAEVPHVTIRLVPTSANGRGPYPLTPYSCYSFPDPADPRTVMLEAPTTDVRLVTAADVDRYERLTEWLLEVALSAEESMVALTLRLDG is encoded by the coding sequence ATGCCGTTGCCAACGAGTCCGGTCATTCGACGCGCACGGCTTGGCGCAGAGCTGCGCCAGCTCAGGCGGCGTGATGCCCTGACGCTCGAACAGGTCTGTGGCCAGCTGGGCTGGGCCTCGACCTCGAAGTTGTCCCGCATCGAGCTGGGGCAGAGTCGGCCTGATCTGGCCGACGTGCTCGACCTGCTCGACGTCTACCAGGTGCAGCCCGAACAGCGGGACGCGCTGATCGTCATCGCCCGGGACGCGGCCACCAGCCGCGGGTGGTGGCGGACCCTGGGGGAGATGAGCGAGCGACAACGCACCTACGCCGAGTTGGAGGCCGGTGCGGCCGGCATCACGGAATATCAGCCCGCCGTCGTGCCAGGGCTGTTGCAGACTCCGGCGTACGCGCGGCTGCGGATCGCCGCCGGCGGTCTGCTCGACCCCGGCATCGACGTCGAAGCCGACCTGCGAGCCCGTGCCGCCAGACAGGCGGTGCTGCGCAGGGCGGACCCGCCCCGGTACACGGCCCTGCTGGCCGAGGCGGTGTGCGAGCCGGGCGCCGATCCACACGAGGTGTGGCACGAGCAGATGCGACACCTGGTGACGCTGGCGGAGGTGCCCCACGTGACGATCCGACTGGTGCCGACCAGCGCGAACGGTCGAGGGCCGTACCCGCTCACGCCGTACTCCTGCTACTCGTTCCCCGACCCGGCGGATCCGCGCACGGTGATGCTGGAGGCACCGACCACCGACGTGCGGCTGGTCACCGCCGCCGACGTGGACCGCTACGAGCGGCTCACGGAATGGTTGCTGGAGGTGGCGCTGTCGGCGGAGGAATCGATGGTGGCCCTGACCCTGCGCCTGGACGGCTGA
- the rpsA gene encoding 30S ribosomal protein S1 — MTSSIEAPSSATRVTHDDLGSEEAFLAAIDETIKYFNDGDIVEGTVVKVDRDEVLLDIGYKTEGVIPSRELSIKHDVDPAEVVSVGDHIEALVLQKEDKEGRLILSKKRAQYERAWGTIEKIKDEDGVVRGSVIEVVKGGLILDIGLRGFLPASLVEMRRVRDLQPYVGRELEAKIIELDKNRNNVVLSRRAWLEQTQSEVRTEFLNKLQKGQVRKGVVSSIVNFGAFVDLGGVDGLVHVSELSWKHIDHPSEVVEVGQEVEVEVLDVDLDRERVSLSLKATQEDPWRQFARTHAIQQIVPGKVTKLVPFGAFVRVDDGIEGLVHISELAERHVEIPEQVVQVGSEVMVKVIDIDLERRRISLSLKQANEGFVEGEEHFDPTLYGMAATYDNEGNYIYPEGFDPETGEWLEGYDKQRETWENQYAEARQRWEAHTKQVQTSRAAEAEAAANPAPAPTAGGTTTSSTSAAPSRQAEEPAGTLATDEALAALREKLAGGK; from the coding sequence ATGACGAGCAGCATCGAGGCCCCCTCGAGCGCCACCCGGGTCACCCACGACGATCTCGGTTCCGAGGAGGCTTTCCTCGCCGCGATCGACGAGACCATCAAGTACTTCAATGACGGCGACATTGTCGAAGGCACCGTCGTCAAGGTCGATCGGGACGAGGTCCTGCTCGACATCGGCTACAAGACCGAGGGTGTCATCCCCTCTCGGGAGTTGTCGATCAAGCACGACGTGGATCCCGCCGAGGTTGTCTCGGTCGGTGACCACATCGAGGCCCTGGTCCTCCAGAAGGAGGACAAAGAGGGTCGGCTGATCCTCTCGAAGAAGCGGGCGCAGTACGAGCGGGCCTGGGGCACGATCGAGAAGATCAAGGACGAGGACGGCGTCGTCCGCGGTTCGGTCATCGAGGTGGTCAAGGGTGGCCTCATCCTCGACATCGGGCTGCGCGGCTTCCTGCCCGCCTCCCTGGTCGAGATGCGCCGCGTGCGGGACCTGCAGCCGTACGTCGGCCGGGAGCTCGAAGCCAAGATCATCGAGCTGGACAAGAACCGCAACAACGTGGTCCTGTCCCGCCGGGCCTGGCTCGAGCAGACGCAGTCCGAGGTGCGCACCGAGTTCCTCAACAAGCTCCAGAAGGGGCAGGTCCGCAAGGGCGTCGTCTCCTCGATCGTCAACTTCGGCGCGTTCGTCGACCTGGGTGGCGTGGACGGCCTGGTGCACGTCTCCGAGCTGTCCTGGAAGCACATCGACCACCCGTCCGAGGTCGTCGAGGTCGGCCAGGAGGTCGAGGTCGAGGTCCTGGACGTCGACCTGGACCGCGAGCGGGTCTCGCTGTCGCTGAAGGCGACCCAGGAAGACCCGTGGCGGCAGTTCGCCCGCACCCACGCGATCCAGCAGATCGTGCCGGGTAAGGTCACCAAGCTGGTGCCGTTCGGTGCGTTCGTCCGGGTCGACGACGGCATCGAGGGCCTGGTCCACATCTCCGAGCTGGCCGAGCGTCACGTGGAGATCCCGGAGCAGGTCGTCCAGGTCGGCTCCGAGGTCATGGTCAAGGTCATCGACATCGACCTGGAGCGCCGTCGGATCTCGCTGTCGCTCAAGCAGGCCAACGAGGGCTTCGTCGAGGGCGAGGAGCACTTCGACCCGACCCTCTACGGCATGGCCGCGACCTACGACAACGAGGGCAACTACATCTACCCGGAGGGCTTCGACCCGGAGACGGGCGAGTGGCTCGAGGGGTACGACAAGCAGCGCGAGACCTGGGAGAACCAGTACGCGGAGGCGCGTCAGCGCTGGGAGGCCCACACCAAGCAGGTGCAGACCTCCCGCGCCGCCGAGGCCGAGGCCGCCGCGAACCCGGCTCCGGCCCCGACCGCTGGTGGCACCACCACCTCCTCGACCAGCGCGGCCCCGAGCCGCCAGGCCGAGGAGCCGGCCGGCACCCTGGCCACCGACGAGGCGCTCGCCGCTCTGCGGGAGAAGCTCGCCGGCGGTAAGTGA